From one Streptomyces spiramyceticus genomic stretch:
- a CDS encoding helix-turn-helix transcriptional regulator translates to MRAARLIKMVLLLQSRPSMTAGELAQELEVSERTITRDAQALSEAGVPVYADRGRAGGFRLIGGYRTRLTGLARSEAEALFLSGLPSALREMGLEDAASAARLKVSAALMPSLRDASDSAAQRFHLDAPGWYQEPETPDLLPAIAEAVWDDRILTAKYGRPDGEVERELEPYGLVLKAGVWYLCARADGDFRVYRLDRFAAVAVAEERFVRDEHFSLSDFWDERAAQFARSILRTEVVVRVTQAGARRLPYVTDQAAAREALAAAGPPDGEGRVTVTLPVESAEVAFSQLLALGPELEVLEPEDLRARFADAAGRMRGLYG, encoded by the coding sequence ATGCGCGCTGCCCGGCTGATCAAAATGGTCCTCCTGCTCCAGTCCCGGCCCTCCATGACCGCGGGCGAGCTGGCGCAGGAGCTCGAAGTCTCGGAGCGGACGATCACGCGGGACGCGCAGGCCCTTTCGGAGGCGGGCGTTCCGGTGTACGCCGACCGGGGGCGGGCCGGTGGTTTCCGGCTGATCGGCGGGTACCGGACCCGGCTCACCGGCCTCGCCCGCAGCGAGGCCGAGGCGCTGTTCCTGTCCGGACTGCCCTCAGCGCTGCGGGAAATGGGTCTTGAGGACGCCGCGTCCGCCGCCCGTCTGAAGGTGTCGGCGGCGCTCATGCCGTCCCTGCGGGACGCGTCCGACTCGGCGGCGCAGCGTTTTCATCTGGACGCGCCCGGCTGGTACCAGGAGCCGGAGACACCCGACCTGCTGCCCGCGATCGCGGAGGCCGTATGGGACGACCGGATTCTTACGGCCAAGTACGGGCGGCCGGACGGTGAGGTGGAGCGGGAGCTGGAGCCGTACGGGCTCGTGCTCAAGGCCGGTGTCTGGTACCTGTGCGCCCGCGCGGACGGTGACTTCCGGGTCTATCGCCTGGACCGGTTCGCCGCTGTGGCCGTCGCGGAGGAACGTTTCGTACGGGACGAGCACTTCTCTCTGTCCGACTTCTGGGACGAGCGGGCCGCCCAGTTCGCCCGGTCGATCCTGCGCACCGAGGTGGTGGTGCGCGTGACGCAGGCCGGCGCCCGGCGGCTGCCGTACGTCACGGATCAGGCGGCGGCGCGCGAGGCGCTGGCGGCGGCCGGGCCGCCGGACGGGGAGGGCCGGGTCACGGTCACGCTCCCCGTCGAGTCGGCGGAGGTGGCTTTCAGCCAGCTCCTGGCGCTGGGGCCGGAGCTGGAGGTGCTGGAGCCGGAGGACCTGCGCGCGAGGTTCGCCGATGCGGCCGGCCGTATGCGCGGGCTCTACGGCTGA
- a CDS encoding SDR family oxidoreductase produces MTEQNAPLQGRIALVAGATRGAGRAIAVQLGAAGATVYVTGRTTREKVSEVGRTTETIEETAELVTAAGGEGIAVPTDHLEEEQVKALIERIDRERGRLDILVNDIWGGDHLLEFGKKMWDTELKHGLRMLELGVKTHVITSSYALPLLIRNRGGLVVEMTDGTAEYNRRFRENFYYDLAKNAPIRMAFALSEDLKDVGCTAVCVTPGFLRSEEMLDNFGVTEENWRDAIAKVPEFVIAESPVYVGRAVAAVASDPDRARWNGQSLSSGQLAREYGFTDADGSRPDAWAYITEVTLGGKDAPAGDYR; encoded by the coding sequence ATGACCGAGCAGAACGCACCACTGCAGGGCCGGATCGCGCTGGTCGCCGGGGCGACCCGGGGTGCGGGGCGGGCGATCGCCGTGCAGCTGGGGGCGGCGGGCGCGACGGTGTACGTGACCGGGCGCACCACCCGCGAGAAGGTCAGCGAGGTCGGGCGGACGACCGAGACCATCGAGGAGACGGCCGAACTGGTCACGGCCGCAGGCGGCGAGGGCATCGCCGTACCGACCGACCATCTGGAAGAAGAGCAGGTCAAAGCGCTCATCGAGCGGATCGACCGGGAGCGGGGGCGGCTGGACATCCTGGTCAACGACATCTGGGGCGGCGACCATCTGCTCGAATTCGGCAAGAAAATGTGGGACACGGAACTGAAGCACGGACTGCGGATGCTTGAGCTCGGCGTGAAGACCCATGTCATCACCAGCAGCTACGCGCTGCCGCTGCTGATCCGGAACAGGGGCGGTCTTGTCGTCGAAATGACCGACGGGACGGCCGAGTACAACCGCAGGTTCCGCGAGAACTTCTACTACGACCTCGCGAAGAACGCGCCGATCCGGATGGCCTTCGCCCTGTCCGAAGACCTCAAGGACGTGGGCTGCACGGCGGTCTGCGTCACCCCGGGCTTCCTGCGCTCCGAGGAGATGCTCGACAACTTCGGCGTCACGGAGGAGAACTGGCGCGACGCCATCGCCAAGGTTCCCGAATTCGTGATCGCCGAGTCGCCGGTCTATGTCGGGCGGGCAGTGGCGGCCGTCGCCTCCGACCCCGACCGGGCCCGCTGGAACGGCCAGTCGCTCTCCAGCGGACAGCTCGCGCGCGAGTACGGCTTCACGGACGCCGACGGCAGCCGGCCGGACGCCTGGGCGTACATCACGGAGGTCACGCTCGGCGGCAAGGACGCCCCGGCCGGCGACTACCGCTGA
- a CDS encoding DUF4240 domain-containing protein, translating into MDETEFWEIIDSTREAAEGDPEEHADLLVEALVRRDPDSVLDFARHFEVRYNRAYRWDLWGAAAVLLDGASDDVFDYFRCWLIGQGREVFEGALHDPDNLADLLDEFDEEVDGDGEELGYAADEAYEQLTGAVAPDLGVPAQTPEPEGTPFDFEDDGALADRFPRLWERFGQG; encoded by the coding sequence ATGGACGAGACGGAGTTCTGGGAGATCATCGACAGCACCCGCGAGGCCGCCGAGGGCGACCCCGAGGAGCATGCCGACTTGCTGGTGGAGGCGCTGGTCCGGCGCGATCCCGATTCCGTGCTCGACTTCGCCAGGCACTTCGAGGTCCGCTACAACCGGGCGTACCGCTGGGATCTTTGGGGCGCGGCGGCCGTACTGCTCGACGGTGCCAGCGACGACGTCTTCGACTACTTCCGCTGCTGGCTGATCGGCCAGGGCCGGGAGGTTTTCGAGGGAGCGCTGCACGACCCGGACAACCTGGCCGACCTCCTCGACGAGTTCGACGAGGAGGTCGACGGGGACGGCGAGGAGCTGGGGTACGCGGCGGACGAGGCGTACGAGCAGCTCACCGGCGCGGTCGCACCGGACCTGGGTGTCCCGGCGCAGACGCCGGAGCCGGAGGGCACGCCGTTCGACTTCGAGGACGACGGGGCGCTGGCGGACCGTTTCCCCCGGCTGTGGGAACGGTTCGGGCAGGGCTGA
- a CDS encoding PP2C family protein-serine/threonine phosphatase, translated as MSSVRARGAEEAAGRLRGTPQPRWLKFLPALILALLTLAQIITPESIQLGFFVVALTPVSALAYGPASVALLGGLIIVALSVPFGRRIWDVETTDLLAVFVVVTLSVVISWVRTRREKQLVTVRTVAEAAQFAVLPPLPTTVGRVRCAGLYRSAQAGTLVGGDLYDVREGPHGVRALTADVQGHGLAAVSTVAALLGAFREAVLDEADLAGVAARMDRRLVVDSAPVEHAELFATAVVLEFPADEDVVRVISCGHPAPLLLRGGTAREIPVAPAPPLGLGLTGPGLVQVVTVPLEPGDRILAHTDGVTEARDSSGAFYPLARRLPELAASVPTEDLMALNEAVRADLVRFAGKAGDVHDDVALLALEPGRVGDPEPAAVSRS; from the coding sequence ATGAGCTCCGTCCGGGCCAGGGGCGCCGAGGAAGCCGCCGGCCGGCTGCGCGGGACGCCGCAGCCGCGCTGGCTCAAATTTCTGCCCGCGTTGATCCTCGCGCTGCTCACCCTGGCCCAGATCATCACGCCCGAGAGCATCCAGCTGGGCTTTTTCGTAGTCGCCCTCACGCCCGTCTCGGCCCTCGCGTACGGCCCGGCGAGCGTTGCGCTGCTCGGCGGGCTCATCATCGTCGCGTTGTCCGTCCCGTTCGGCCGCCGGATCTGGGACGTCGAGACCACGGACCTCCTCGCTGTCTTCGTCGTGGTCACGCTCAGCGTGGTCATCTCGTGGGTCCGCACCCGCCGGGAGAAACAGCTGGTGACGGTCCGCACGGTGGCGGAGGCCGCCCAGTTCGCCGTACTCCCGCCGCTGCCCACCACAGTGGGCCGGGTGCGCTGCGCGGGGCTCTACCGGTCCGCGCAGGCCGGGACGCTGGTGGGCGGGGACCTGTACGACGTACGCGAAGGGCCTCACGGCGTACGCGCGCTGACCGCCGACGTGCAGGGGCACGGGCTGGCCGCGGTCTCCACGGTCGCCGCGCTCCTCGGTGCCTTCCGCGAAGCCGTACTGGACGAGGCGGACCTGGCGGGCGTGGCGGCGCGGATGGACAGGCGGCTGGTCGTCGACTCGGCCCCTGTGGAGCACGCGGAGCTCTTCGCCACCGCCGTCGTGCTGGAGTTCCCGGCGGACGAGGATGTCGTACGGGTGATCAGTTGCGGCCATCCCGCGCCGCTGCTGCTGCGCGGCGGGACGGCGCGCGAGATTCCGGTGGCGCCCGCGCCGCCGCTGGGGCTCGGCCTGACCGGGCCCGGCCTGGTCCAAGTGGTCACCGTACCGCTGGAGCCGGGGGACCGGATCCTGGCGCACACGGACGGAGTGACCGAGGCGCGCGACAGCTCGGGCGCCTTCTACCCGCTCGCCCGGCGGCTGCCGGAACTGGCCGCGTCCGTACCGACCGAAGACCTGATGGCCCTCAACGAGGCCGTGCGGGCGGACCTGGTCCGCTTCGCGGGCAAGGCGGGCGACGTGCACGACGACGTGGCCCTGCTCGCACTCGAACCCGGCCGGGTCGGCGACCCGGAGCCGGCAGCCGTGTCCCGCTCGTGA
- a CDS encoding GNAT family N-acetyltransferase, translating to MPEPHMPSVVRPVIRPATTEDEKDLAELDRETWSPLHAVQSKPEPPYSPFFDDRHGPEDILVAEFDGRVVGYIRLVAPTPLASNAHVQQIQGLAVAEQARGRGVARALLRAACDRARRLGALRITLRVLGHNAPARALYAAEGFVVEGVLPGEFFLQGEYVDDVFMGRSLTP from the coding sequence ATGCCGGAGCCCCACATGCCCTCTGTCGTACGTCCCGTCATACGTCCCGCCACCACGGAGGACGAGAAGGACCTCGCCGAGCTCGATCGGGAGACCTGGTCGCCGCTGCACGCCGTGCAGTCGAAGCCCGAGCCGCCGTACAGCCCGTTCTTCGACGACAGACACGGGCCCGAGGACATCCTGGTGGCCGAGTTCGACGGCCGCGTCGTCGGCTACATCCGGCTGGTCGCGCCCACCCCGCTCGCCTCCAACGCACACGTCCAGCAGATCCAGGGTCTGGCCGTGGCGGAGCAGGCACGCGGGCGCGGCGTCGCCCGTGCGCTGCTGCGTGCGGCGTGCGACCGGGCGCGGCGGCTCGGAGCCCTGCGCATCACGCTGCGGGTGCTCGGCCACAACGCGCCCGCCCGCGCGCTCTACGCAGCCGAGGGCTTCGTCGTCGAGGGCGTACTGCCCGGCGAGTTCTTCCTCCAGGGGGAGTACGTCGACGATGTGTTCATGGGGCGGTCGCTCACTCCCTGA
- a CDS encoding TIGR01777 family oxidoreductase — protein sequence MVPMRIAVTGSTGLIGSALVRSLRADGHEVVCLVRRPARTAEEVTWDPKRQYVDADGLAGCEAVVHLAGAGVGDHRWTETYKKEIRDSRVLGTAAIAEAVASLDVPPRVFVSASAIGLYGDTGERAVDEDAPPGEGFLPSVCVEWEEAAAPAEEAGVRTVLARTGLVIAREGGAWGKLFPLFRAGLGGRLGSGRQYWSFIALHDHIAALRHLIDTEPLSGPVNLTAPQPVTNREVTEAMGRVLRRPTLFAVPAPALRLVLGEFSSDVLGSQRVVPRRLEESGFSFAFPEIDEALRAAVLR from the coding sequence ATGGTCCCCATGCGGATTGCCGTCACCGGCTCGACCGGTCTCATCGGTTCAGCGCTCGTGCGCTCCCTGCGCGCGGACGGACACGAGGTGGTGTGCCTGGTCAGGCGCCCCGCGCGGACGGCGGAGGAGGTGACATGGGACCCGAAGCGGCAGTATGTCGACGCTGACGGGCTCGCGGGGTGCGAGGCCGTCGTCCACCTTGCCGGGGCAGGGGTCGGTGACCACCGCTGGACCGAGACGTACAAGAAGGAGATCCGGGACAGCAGGGTCCTGGGCACGGCCGCGATCGCCGAGGCCGTCGCCTCGCTGGACGTGCCGCCGAGGGTCTTCGTGAGCGCTTCCGCGATTGGTCTGTACGGGGACACCGGGGAGCGGGCGGTGGACGAGGATGCGCCGCCCGGCGAGGGTTTCCTGCCCTCTGTATGTGTGGAGTGGGAGGAGGCCGCCGCTCCCGCGGAAGAGGCGGGCGTGCGGACGGTTCTGGCCCGTACAGGACTGGTGATCGCGCGCGAGGGAGGGGCCTGGGGGAAGCTCTTCCCCCTCTTCAGGGCGGGGCTCGGCGGACGGCTGGGATCGGGCCGCCAGTACTGGAGCTTCATCGCACTGCACGACCACATCGCGGCCCTGCGCCACCTGATCGACACGGAGCCGCTGTCGGGCCCGGTGAATCTCACGGCGCCGCAGCCGGTCACCAACAGGGAGGTGACCGAGGCGATGGGGCGGGTACTGAGGCGGCCCACGCTCTTCGCCGTCCCGGCGCCCGCGCTGCGGCTCGTGCTGGGCGAGTTCTCCTCGGACGTGCTGGGCAGCCAGCGGGTGGTGCCGCGGCGGCTGGAGGAGTCGGGGTTCTCGTTCGCCTTCCCGGAAATCGACGAGGCGTTGCGGGCGGCGGTACTGCGTTGA
- a CDS encoding NAD(P)/FAD-dependent oxidoreductase — MLSTAHHADVVIVGAGVAGLSAAHQLTSAGVTVSVLEAAPYVGGRMATEEVDGFRLDRIGQVLSTAYPELLRTPGLEGIELRTFSPGVLVHSEGRHYRAGGVRGTRWGSPHALRGVGGALGAARALASTPRPPFGGALDQARLGAALGRFAATPVHRLMARPERPAHEALSGRGLPTRTVNGFLRPLLSALLCDPELTTSSRCADLALRGFARGRLCVPAGGASALPELLAAALPPGTVRTGVRVTAASTTSVTTEEHGELTCRSLLLATGARAAAVLLPGLRVPSFHPVTVFHHAAPVSPLTDPALLLDADRSGPVSHTAVLSEVDPSRAPRGRALISSTVLGTPPPDPDPAVRAHLARLYGTSTEGWELLAVHHDREAVPAMPPPHDLRRPVRLLSGLYVCGDHRETSTVQGALHSGRRAAQEILLDFGIRPGYAAGELRKAA, encoded by the coding sequence GTGCTCAGCACCGCACACCATGCGGACGTCGTCATTGTGGGGGCCGGGGTCGCGGGACTCTCGGCCGCCCATCAGCTGACCAGCGCCGGTGTAACAGTCAGCGTCCTGGAGGCAGCCCCTTACGTGGGTGGGCGGATGGCCACCGAGGAGGTCGACGGATTCCGTCTCGACCGCATCGGCCAGGTCCTCAGCACCGCGTATCCGGAACTGCTCCGTACGCCGGGTCTCGAAGGGATCGAGCTGCGCACGTTCTCGCCCGGCGTCCTCGTCCACAGCGAGGGCCGCCACTACCGGGCGGGAGGGGTGCGGGGCACGCGGTGGGGTTCCCCCCACGCCCTCCGGGGCGTAGGGGGAGCGCTCGGCGCCGCGCGCGCCCTGGCGAGCACCCCCCGCCCGCCGTTCGGCGGCGCGCTCGACCAGGCCCGCCTCGGCGCGGCGCTCGGACGGTTCGCGGCCACGCCGGTGCACCGGCTGATGGCCCGGCCCGAACGGCCCGCCCACGAAGCCCTGTCCGGGCGCGGGCTGCCGACCCGTACGGTCAACGGTTTCCTGCGCCCGCTGCTCTCGGCGCTGCTCTGCGACCCGGAGCTCACCACGTCGAGCCGGTGCGCCGATCTCGCGCTGCGCGGCTTCGCACGCGGCAGACTGTGCGTGCCCGCAGGCGGCGCGTCCGCTTTACCGGAGCTGCTGGCCGCCGCCCTGCCGCCGGGGACGGTGCGTACCGGCGTACGTGTCACGGCCGCTTCGACCACATCGGTCACCACCGAGGAGCACGGTGAACTCACCTGCCGTTCCCTCCTGCTGGCGACCGGTGCCCGCGCCGCGGCCGTTCTGCTGCCGGGTCTGCGGGTGCCGTCCTTCCACCCGGTGACGGTCTTTCACCATGCCGCACCGGTGTCTCCGTTGACGGATCCGGCGCTGCTGCTCGACGCGGACCGCAGCGGTCCCGTTTCGCACACCGCCGTCCTCAGCGAGGTCGACCCCTCGCGGGCGCCGCGCGGCCGGGCCCTGATCTCGTCGACGGTGCTGGGTACTCCCCCGCCGGATCCCGACCCTGCGGTACGTGCCCACCTGGCCAGGCTGTACGGCACCTCTACGGAGGGCTGGGAGCTTCTCGCGGTCCATCACGACAGGGAGGCGGTCCCGGCGATGCCGCCCCCGCACGACCTTCGCCGGCCCGTACGGCTCCTTTCGGGGCTGTACGTATGCGGCGACCACCGCGAAACAAGCACGGTCCAGGGCGCGCTGCACTCGGGCCGCCGGGCGGCGCAGGAGATTCTGCTGGACTTCGGCATCCGGCCGGGTTACGCGGCGGGAGAGCTGCGCAAGGCGGCCTGA
- a CDS encoding regulator, which translates to MTDRPPQRTPNRQLAALIAEAGFSNAGLARRVDQLGLEHGLDLRYDKTSVTRWLRGQQPRGTTPALIAEVFTRRLGRRLTAQDLGLDACAPVYAGLEFASTPEEAVDIVSGLWRKDSGSHAELRKIAFTPAGLVVPSRDWLIGRADDRVARGDPPANGARVPAQGRLAVPRQRQTDRGPGQRVTMGDIAALRSVSELFRSLDQAYGGGHARQALVRYLEHETEPMLRGTYGEATGRRLFAAAADLTRLAGWTSYDIAAHGLAQRYFVQALRLAQAAGDRSYGSYVLVTMSRQAVYLGHGREAVQLARVAQQGVGSSAPAVVQAMLHSVEARGHGVLGEVRACTASLVRAERAMETARPGDEVPYWARFFDEAQMADEFGHCHRDLQQYRAAAQHAERSLQLRAPGFARSRLFCRVVLASARLGLGELDQACSLGAEAAQQATEMRSARAVEYVRDFEKRLEPYRDAAAVRTYRDRVAALG; encoded by the coding sequence ATGACGGATCGACCTCCGCAGCGCACGCCCAACCGCCAGCTCGCCGCGCTCATCGCGGAAGCGGGGTTCTCCAACGCAGGCCTTGCCCGACGGGTGGACCAGCTTGGCCTGGAGCACGGGCTGGATCTTCGCTACGACAAGACCTCGGTGACCCGCTGGCTGCGCGGACAGCAACCGCGCGGCACCACGCCCGCCCTGATCGCCGAGGTCTTCACCCGGCGGCTCGGGCGGCGGCTCACCGCCCAGGACCTCGGACTGGACGCCTGCGCGCCCGTCTACGCGGGCCTGGAGTTCGCGTCCACCCCCGAGGAAGCCGTCGACATCGTCAGCGGTCTCTGGCGCAAGGACTCCGGCAGCCACGCCGAACTGCGCAAGATCGCGTTCACTCCGGCCGGGCTCGTCGTCCCGAGCCGCGACTGGCTGATCGGCCGCGCCGACGACAGGGTGGCGCGCGGTGATCCGCCCGCGAACGGAGCGCGCGTGCCCGCCCAGGGCCGCCTCGCTGTGCCCCGCCAGCGGCAGACCGACCGGGGGCCCGGGCAGCGCGTCACGATGGGGGACATCGCGGCGCTGCGCTCGGTCAGCGAGCTGTTCAGGTCCCTGGACCAGGCATACGGCGGGGGGCACGCGAGGCAGGCCCTCGTGCGGTACCTGGAGCACGAGACGGAGCCGATGCTGCGCGGTACGTACGGGGAGGCGACGGGGCGCCGGCTGTTCGCGGCCGCCGCCGACCTGACCCGGCTTGCGGGCTGGACGTCGTACGACATCGCGGCGCACGGCCTGGCCCAGCGGTACTTCGTACAGGCGCTGCGGCTGGCACAGGCGGCGGGCGACCGGTCGTACGGCTCGTACGTACTGGTCACCATGAGCAGGCAGGCCGTTTACCTCGGGCACGGGCGTGAGGCGGTGCAGCTGGCGCGGGTCGCGCAGCAGGGCGTGGGGAGCTCGGCGCCGGCCGTCGTACAGGCGATGCTGCACTCGGTCGAGGCGCGCGGGCACGGGGTGCTGGGAGAGGTGCGGGCGTGCACGGCCTCGCTCGTACGGGCGGAGCGGGCGATGGAGACGGCGCGGCCGGGGGACGAAGTGCCGTACTGGGCGCGCTTCTTCGACGAGGCACAAATGGCGGACGAGTTCGGCCACTGCCACCGGGACCTCCAGCAGTACCGGGCGGCGGCGCAGCACGCGGAACGGTCGCTGCAGCTGCGCGCGCCGGGCTTTGCGCGGAGCCGGCTGTTCTGCCGGGTGGTGCTGGCGTCCGCGCGGCTCGGGCTCGGGGAGCTGGACCAGGCGTGCTCGCTGGGGGCGGAGGCGGCGCAGCAGGCTACGGAGATGCGGTCGGCTCGGGCGGTGGAGTACGTACGGGACTTCGAGAAGCGGCTCGAACCGTATCGGGACGCGGCGGCGGTGCGGACGTATCGGGACCGGGTTGCGGCGCTGGGGTAA
- the lipB gene encoding lipoyl(octanoyl) transferase LipB, translating into MSELRFVRLGFGEEAVEYQEAWQKQREVHAARFVDEVPDTCLLLEHPPVYTAGRRTQDNERPLDGTPVVDVDRGGKITWHGPGQLVGYPIMKLPRPVDVVAHVRRLEDALIRTCAEFGVETTRIEGRSGVWVLGDPVDQRPSLGGLSLDFDPRLHDDEFDARLNGPEYAPSNAGQRREDRKLAAIGIRVAKGVTMHGFSLNVNPDNTWFDRIVPCGIRDAGVASLSGELGREVPVAEVLPVVEKHLRDVLENAALAPRVVEQASA; encoded by the coding sequence GTGAGTGAGCTGCGGTTTGTCCGACTGGGGTTCGGCGAGGAAGCCGTCGAGTACCAGGAGGCATGGCAGAAGCAGCGCGAGGTGCACGCGGCACGGTTCGTGGACGAGGTCCCGGACACCTGCCTGCTCCTCGAGCACCCGCCCGTGTATACGGCGGGGCGGCGCACCCAGGACAACGAGCGCCCGCTGGACGGCACGCCCGTGGTGGACGTGGACCGCGGCGGCAAGATCACCTGGCACGGCCCGGGCCAGCTCGTCGGCTACCCGATCATGAAGCTGCCGCGTCCGGTGGACGTCGTGGCGCACGTACGCCGCCTCGAAGACGCACTGATCCGTACCTGCGCCGAGTTCGGCGTGGAGACGACCCGGATCGAGGGCCGCAGCGGCGTCTGGGTGCTCGGCGATCCGGTGGATCAGCGCCCGTCGCTCGGGGGCCTCTCCCTCGACTTCGATCCGCGACTGCACGACGACGAGTTCGACGCGCGTCTGAACGGTCCCGAGTACGCTCCGTCCAACGCCGGCCAGCGCCGCGAGGACCGCAAGCTCGCCGCCATCGGCATCCGCGTCGCCAAGGGCGTCACGATGCACGGCTTCTCGCTGAACGTGAACCCGGACAACACCTGGTTCGACCGGATCGTGCCGTGCGGCATCCGCGACGCGGGCGTCGCCTCGCTCTCGGGCGAGCTGGGGCGCGAGGTGCCGGTCGCCGAGGTGCTGCCCGTCGTCGAGAAGCACCTGCGCGACGTACTGGAGAACGCGGCTCTGGCGCCTCGCGTCGTGGAGCAGGCGTCCGCCTAG
- the lipA gene encoding lipoyl synthase — protein MSAVAPDGRKMLRLEVRNSQTPIERKPEWIKTRAKMGPEYTKMQALVKGEGLHTVCQEAGCPNIYECWEDREATFLIGGDQCTRRCDFCQIDTGKPAALDLDEPRRVGESVVTMDLNYATITGVARDDLEDGGAWLYAETVRQIHGMTSERADGRTKVELLIPDFNAVPEQLAEVFSSRPEVLAHNVETVPRIFKRIRPGFRYERSLEVITRAREAGLVTKSNLILGMGEEREEVSQALQDLYDAGCELITITQYLRPSPRHHPVERWVKPHEFVELKEEAEEIGYSGVMSGPLVRSSYRAGRLFGQAMERRAEKATTQAV, from the coding sequence GTGTCCGCAGTCGCACCCGACGGACGCAAGATGCTGCGCCTGGAGGTCCGGAACAGCCAGACCCCCATCGAGCGCAAGCCCGAGTGGATCAAGACCCGGGCGAAGATGGGCCCCGAGTACACCAAGATGCAGGCCCTGGTGAAGGGCGAAGGATTGCATACGGTGTGCCAGGAGGCCGGCTGTCCGAACATCTACGAATGCTGGGAGGACCGCGAGGCCACCTTCCTCATCGGCGGTGACCAGTGCACCCGGCGTTGTGACTTCTGCCAGATCGACACGGGCAAGCCCGCCGCGCTCGACCTGGACGAGCCGCGCCGTGTGGGTGAGTCCGTCGTCACGATGGACCTGAACTACGCCACCATCACCGGCGTCGCGCGCGACGACCTGGAGGACGGCGGCGCCTGGCTGTACGCGGAGACCGTGCGCCAGATCCACGGCATGACGTCCGAGCGCGCGGACGGCCGCACCAAGGTCGAGCTGCTGATCCCCGACTTCAACGCGGTCCCCGAGCAGCTGGCCGAGGTCTTCTCGTCGCGCCCCGAGGTGCTCGCCCACAACGTCGAGACGGTGCCGCGCATCTTCAAGCGCATCCGCCCCGGCTTCCGGTACGAGCGCTCCCTCGAAGTCATCACACGGGCCCGCGAGGCCGGTCTGGTGACCAAGTCGAACCTCATCCTGGGCATGGGCGAGGAGCGCGAAGAGGTCAGCCAGGCGCTCCAGGATCTGTACGACGCGGGTTGCGAGCTCATCACGATTACGCAGTATCTGCGCCCCTCCCCGCGCCACCACCCCGTCGAGCGCTGGGTGAAGCCGCACGAGTTCGTGGAGCTGAAGGAGGAGGCCGAGGAGATCGGCTACTCCGGTGTGATGTCCGGACCGCTGGTCCGTTCCTCGTACCGTGCCGGCCGGCTCTTCGGTCAGGCGATGGAGCGACGCGCCGAGAAGGCCACCACCCAGGCTGTGTGA
- a CDS encoding DUF4191 domain-containing protein: MARKAKQDSAEAAANPGRLKQIALTYKMTRKADPKVGLVVAGVGIVTFGVLLAIGFLIDHPVYLGILGFLLAFLAMAIVFGRRAERAAFGQMEGQPGAAASVLQNVGRGWTTTPAVAMNRNQDVVHRAVGKAGIVLVGEGNPNRLKTLLAAEKKKMARIVMDVPVHDIVIGNEEGQVPLKRLRTTMLKLPRVLTGPQVTSANDRLRAMGDLMSNMPLPKGPIPGRGMRGPRQR, from the coding sequence ATGGCGAGGAAGGCAAAACAAGACAGCGCTGAGGCTGCTGCGAACCCCGGGCGACTCAAGCAGATCGCCCTGACCTACAAGATGACCCGCAAGGCTGACCCGAAGGTCGGTCTTGTCGTCGCGGGCGTGGGAATCGTCACCTTCGGTGTCCTCCTCGCGATCGGCTTCTTGATCGATCACCCGGTCTATCTGGGCATCCTGGGCTTCCTGCTGGCCTTCCTCGCGATGGCGATCGTCTTCGGACGCCGCGCCGAGCGAGCTGCCTTCGGGCAGATGGAAGGACAGCCGGGCGCTGCGGCCTCCGTGCTGCAGAACGTCGGCCGGGGCTGGACGACGACTCCGGCCGTGGCCATGAACCGCAACCAGGACGTCGTGCACCGGGCCGTCGGCAAGGCCGGCATCGTCCTGGTGGGCGAGGGCAACCCGAACCGGCTCAAGACTCTGCTGGCGGCGGAGAAGAAGAAGATGGCGCGCATCGTCATGGACGTACCCGTCCACGACATCGTCATCGGCAACGAAGAGGGTCAGGTGCCGCTGAAGAGGCTGCGCACCACGATGCTCAAGCTGCCGCGCGTCCTCACGGGCCCGCAGGTGACGTCGGCCAACGACCGGCTGCGCGCGATGGGCGACCTCATGTCCAACATGCCGCTGCCGAAGGGGCCCATTCCCGGGCGTGGCATGCGGGGACCACGACAGCGGTAA